The following are encoded in a window of Thalassotalea insulae genomic DNA:
- the tilS gene encoding tRNA lysidine(34) synthetase TilS: MSLFSSLLLEHLGQYSDQSLILACSGGVDSIVLLHEVSNLVKRNALSSPVSVCYVNHGLSEQADSWQDFVRQQCLRLSLPFNAKQLKLKNNSQRSLEEQARTARYQVLKELAGENGVVVTGHHLDDQSETFLLALKRGAGLKGLSAMTSDGELFTEKGTLQLCRPFLTLSRAQIVARAQEWGLTWVEDESNQDCQFDRNFIRQKVMPALRLRWPSIATTIARSAQHCQDAQQLIDEIAQQDLAQCTLQTKVLSVSKLLLLSPSRFNYLMRYFLAQHQQLMPSTAQLAQIRQQLNAPQDKAPAVKLGAVWLRRFQDTLHLTPEFADLSHWQQQLKLADLNGSVVDLPDNLGKLQLTPQNKLTANLGDVNAMAFSLPKGVTELRLSFSHQNPKCQPDYRQHSRSLKKIWQELAVPTWQRNRIPLVFSGEQLVMAIGYFVCKEFMVERHLDKFSVSQIDNSEIA; the protein is encoded by the coding sequence ATGTCATTATTTAGTTCACTATTACTTGAGCATCTTGGTCAATATTCTGATCAATCCTTGATTTTGGCCTGTAGTGGTGGCGTTGATTCTATTGTACTGTTGCACGAAGTATCAAATTTAGTCAAAAGAAATGCATTAAGCTCACCGGTTAGCGTTTGCTATGTCAATCACGGACTAAGTGAGCAGGCTGATAGCTGGCAGGATTTTGTTCGCCAGCAATGTTTGCGCTTGTCTCTGCCGTTTAATGCTAAACAGCTTAAGTTAAAAAATAATTCACAACGAAGTTTGGAAGAACAAGCGAGAACAGCCCGTTATCAAGTCTTAAAAGAGCTTGCAGGTGAGAATGGCGTAGTAGTGACAGGCCATCATTTGGATGATCAGAGTGAAACCTTTTTATTAGCACTAAAAAGAGGCGCTGGACTCAAAGGATTGTCGGCAATGACCTCTGACGGTGAGTTATTTACTGAAAAAGGTACGCTTCAACTGTGCCGACCATTCTTAACGCTTAGCCGAGCACAGATTGTTGCTAGAGCACAAGAGTGGGGTTTAACCTGGGTTGAGGATGAATCTAATCAAGATTGTCAATTTGACCGTAATTTTATTCGCCAAAAGGTGATGCCAGCTCTTAGACTACGCTGGCCGAGTATTGCTACCACCATAGCACGTAGTGCACAACATTGTCAGGATGCTCAGCAGTTGATAGATGAAATTGCTCAGCAGGATCTGGCTCAGTGTACATTACAGACAAAGGTGTTATCTGTTTCTAAGCTCTTATTATTGTCACCTAGCCGCTTTAATTATTTAATGCGCTATTTTCTTGCTCAGCATCAGCAATTAATGCCAAGTACTGCTCAGTTAGCTCAGATAAGACAACAGTTAAATGCACCACAAGATAAAGCGCCGGCGGTAAAATTAGGGGCTGTGTGGTTACGTCGTTTTCAAGATACCTTGCACCTTACGCCTGAATTCGCTGATCTTAGCCATTGGCAGCAACAGCTTAAATTAGCTGATTTAAATGGCAGCGTTGTTGATTTGCCTGATAATTTAGGGAAACTACAGTTAACGCCTCAAAATAAGTTAACTGCCAACCTAGGTGATGTTAACGCGATGGCATTCTCCTTGCCCAAAGGTGTCACTGAACTACGATTGAGTTTTAGTCATCAAAACCCTAAGTGCCAACCGGATTATCGCCAACATAGCCGATCGCTGAAAAAAATTTGGCAGGAGTTAGCGGTGCCAACTTGGCAACGTAACCGTATTCCGCTGGTTTTTTCTGGCGAACAACTCGTGATGGCAATTGGTTATTTTGTCTGTAAAGAGTTCATGGTTGAGCGCCATTTAGATAAATTCAGTGTCAGTCAGATCGACAACAGTGAAATCGCTTAG
- the accA gene encoding acetyl-CoA carboxylase carboxyl transferase subunit alpha — translation MSLNFLDFEQPIAELEAKIEELQLVNNGQELDLDLEEQISQLREKNKEQTRKIFASLDPWQTARVARHPQRPYTKDYLSRIFTDFDELAGDRAYADDKAIVGGTARIDGKAVMIIGHQKGRSTSEKVKRNFGMPRPEGYRKALRLMELAERFNMPIVTFIDTPGAYPGIGAEERGQSEAIAKNLKVMARLNVPIVCTVIGEGGSGGALAIGVGDRVNMLQYSTYSVISPEGCASILWKTAEKASTAAEAMGITANRIKELGLIDKVVEEPMGGAHRDMDEMAALLKQAIKSDLAELEGLSKEELIEQRYQRLMSYGYC, via the coding sequence ATGTCATTAAATTTTTTAGACTTTGAGCAACCGATTGCGGAACTTGAAGCAAAAATTGAAGAGTTACAGTTAGTGAATAACGGGCAGGAATTAGATCTTGACCTAGAAGAGCAAATTTCACAATTACGTGAGAAAAATAAGGAACAAACTCGGAAGATCTTTGCTAGTTTAGATCCTTGGCAAACCGCACGGGTAGCACGTCATCCACAACGTCCTTATACCAAAGATTATTTATCACGTATTTTTACTGACTTTGATGAACTAGCCGGTGATCGTGCTTATGCCGATGATAAAGCAATTGTTGGTGGTACGGCTCGAATTGATGGCAAAGCGGTGATGATCATAGGTCATCAAAAAGGGCGTTCAACATCGGAAAAAGTTAAACGTAATTTTGGTATGCCGCGTCCGGAAGGGTACCGTAAAGCTTTGCGTTTAATGGAACTGGCTGAACGTTTTAATATGCCAATTGTCACCTTTATTGACACCCCAGGGGCTTACCCTGGTATTGGTGCAGAAGAGCGTGGTCAAAGTGAAGCAATAGCTAAAAACTTAAAAGTGATGGCGCGATTAAATGTGCCGATTGTTTGTACGGTCATTGGTGAAGGTGGTTCAGGCGGTGCATTAGCGATTGGTGTTGGTGATCGCGTTAATATGCTGCAGTATTCAACTTATTCTGTTATTTCACCGGAAGGCTGTGCGTCAATTCTATGGAAAACGGCAGAAAAAGCCTCTACAGCTGCAGAAGCTATGGGGATAACAGCAAATCGTATTAAAGAATTAGGGTTAATTGATAAGGTTGTCGAAGAACCTATGGGCGGTGCACATCGTGATATGGATGAAATGGCAGCGTTGTTAAAGCAAGCGATTAAATCTGATTTAGCTGAGTTAGAAGGGTTATCGAAAGAAGAATTGATCGAGCAGCGTTATCAGCGTTTGATGTCCTACGGTTATTGTTAA
- the sstT gene encoding serine/threonine transporter SstT — protein MSLASSSVYRKVQSISLVNQIIIAILFGVALAVAAPELAKSLSILGSLFVNGLKAVAPILVLVLVASSIANQKANSDANLKPIVGLYLVGTLSAAFIAVLISFSFPVHLTLDLAGATANPPQGLTEVLTTLAFKVVDNPINAVATGNFIGILAWGLGLGFALKKANASSKAMVHDLADAISSIVKIVIRFAPLGILGLVANTVATTGFSTLGEFSQLVIVLLSAMLIIALVVNPLIVFLIMKRNPYPLVLTCLKNSGITAFFTRSSAANIPVNMELCRKLDLHEDTYSVSIPLGATVNMAGAAITITVLTLAAANTLGINVDFGTAILLSVIASISACGASGVAGGSLLLIPLACSLFGISNDIAMQVVAIGFIIGVIQDSAETALNSSTDVVFTAAASHHITKNL, from the coding sequence ATGAGTCTTGCATCATCCTCAGTCTATAGAAAAGTACAATCTATTAGTCTTGTTAATCAAATTATTATTGCCATTTTATTCGGTGTTGCGCTAGCGGTTGCTGCTCCTGAACTTGCTAAATCATTATCTATATTAGGAAGCTTGTTCGTTAACGGCTTAAAAGCGGTAGCGCCGATTTTAGTATTAGTGCTAGTGGCTTCATCTATCGCTAATCAAAAGGCTAATAGTGATGCAAATTTAAAACCTATTGTTGGTTTATATTTAGTAGGAACATTAAGCGCGGCTTTTATTGCCGTATTGATTAGCTTTTCATTTCCTGTACATTTGACCCTTGATTTGGCCGGGGCGACAGCAAACCCTCCTCAAGGCTTAACCGAAGTATTAACTACATTAGCTTTTAAGGTGGTAGATAATCCGATTAATGCGGTAGCCACCGGAAATTTTATCGGTATTTTAGCCTGGGGTTTAGGTTTAGGTTTTGCCTTAAAAAAAGCAAATGCCAGCAGTAAAGCTATGGTGCATGATTTAGCCGATGCAATATCTAGCATTGTAAAAATAGTGATACGTTTTGCGCCATTAGGGATTTTAGGATTAGTCGCTAATACAGTTGCGACGACGGGCTTTTCAACTTTAGGGGAGTTTAGCCAGCTAGTGATAGTATTATTGAGTGCTATGTTGATCATTGCTTTGGTTGTTAACCCGTTGATCGTCTTTTTAATTATGAAGAGAAATCCATACCCATTGGTGCTGACTTGTTTAAAAAATTCAGGTATTACGGCATTTTTCACCCGCAGTTCTGCCGCTAATATTCCGGTTAATATGGAACTTTGTCGTAAACTGGATTTACATGAAGATACGTATTCGGTCTCTATTCCATTAGGAGCCACAGTGAATATGGCGGGAGCAGCAATCACCATTACTGTACTAACATTAGCTGCGGCAAATACTCTAGGGATTAATGTTGACTTTGGTACCGCTATTTTATTGAGTGTTATCGCATCTATCTCGGCCTGTGGAGCTTCTGGTGTTGCTGGTGGTTCATTGTTACTGATCCCTCTTGCCTGTAGCTTGTTTGGTATTAGTAATGATATTGCTATGCAAGTAGTGGCGATTGGTTTTATTATTGGCGTGATCCAGGACTCGGCAGAAACTGCATTAAATAGTTCAACTGATGTGGTGTTTACTGCAGCAGCCTCACACCATATTACTAAAAATCT